The sequence ACCATCTATGAATATGAACTTCGTGTTCGGGAATTGCGGAGCAACTTTTGCCAATGCATCTTGCATCATGAAACCGACGGCCACAACAACATCAGAGACCTGAGCTGCTGCGGTAAGGTTTGGAATGTAGTCTGCTTGTTCGTAAGACTGAATGACGTTCGCCGTGATGCCAAACTTCTTTGCAGCCATTTCCACCCCGGCCCATGCGCTGTCGTTGAATGATTTGTCACCAAGACCTCCTGTATCGGTGACAAAGAAAACCGTTAATGCGGCACCTATCGTGCTCATCATGAGCACCAATGCCAATAAAGCTACAACATACTTCTTCATGCTTTTTTCCCTCCTTTTAAGATTTCTTAATACCAGAAAGGCGCGTATGTAGCGCCTCAAAGGCCACAAAAATGGCTATTCCTATGGTTATGAAGATCATGGCTTTGTTAGATGACTCCCCATTTTGCAGTATGTGAGAATAGGTGGGAAAACCGTATTCAACAAAGAATTCAACGGCTTTGGGGGTTATGAGCAAAAATGCAGCCACAATCGTTATCAAGGACATGGTAAATCTGTATATCCAGTTCCTCCCAAAGAACGTAACTGATAAGAGGAGAAGGGAAACTATTATGAACAATTTAGAACCTTCTCTAGTTTGAAAAAAGTGCACAGTTGGAGCGCTCTCTGGAATGACATCTGCTTTCTTCATTATGCCGTCAAGTTGAGGAGATATCTCTTTAAGGTAAGAAGAAGATATTTTTTTCTCCAGGCTTTTGTTGATTTGCTCGCGCAAAGAAGGAGCGGCAAACGTGTATATTCCATCCAACGTCTGGGCGAACAAATTCTCTCTCATTTTTATCAAACCAAGTATCTTTTGCATATCTTCCAGAGTTGCCTGTGCCCTTTCATTTACAACTTTGATATTTTTCATGGACTCTTTTGCGTTTTCATATTCAAAGAACTTGGAATTTCTATCAACGTTTATTCTTAAAGCGGAAGGATACTGAATAACACCTTTAAAAGCTCCAGCTTTCTTTATCGTCGTAAGATAGGAAGAAAGAGTTTGGGTTGTAAAGTTGTAAGGATCCAATCTGAGGGAAACCAAATTGGAATTCAAATTGTTAAGATGATAGGTAAGGATTCCATTTGCACCGTAAAGTTCATTTTCGTACAAGTTCAAATAAACACTCTTCATAAAAGTGTCGTTTTTTGACATTTTCGTGGATGGAAGATTGGTGTAAAGAGGAGCAAAAAGCATTGCGATAAACAACACAACAACCGCGGAAGAAGATAAAATAAACAGGATCTTCTTTGTGGAAAAAACATGAAACCACGACAAAATGGATAAAAACGCCGTCGTTACCACTATGAACCCGTACATGGTTGAATCGAATCTGTTCAGCAACGGGTCAACACCAAACAGCAACACGATTCCTTCAAAGGCCAATATGGCAAAAAGGGTGTATTTCATGGCTTTTGGCCTGATAAAGAGCACAGCGATCAGAGCTGCAGCGTATGCAAGCCATCTCCAGAAAAGCCACGGTGCAGGTCTTGCACTTTGGCCGGCCAGCGATCTTTCCAGTTTAAACATCCTGTCGTTAAACCTTTTGGACACATCTCTTTTCACCACATTTGAAGAAAGCATCTCTTGAATTTTCAAAGTGGAGCTCAGCGATGCCAATCCACGTTCGACGGCTTCCTTTGGAGTTTTTCCTGGAGAAGCGAAAAGCTTTATCATTCTGGCCGAATTATCAAAAGCCCTTGAAATATTCGATTTAAATTTTTCAATTGCGCTGTTTACATCTTCCTGTGTCAACGATTCCAGCGCAAGAGATGTTACGGTATCGTTGGCATTCGAATTTTCAACTGAAGGAACGTTTATCGAAGCATCTTCAACTGCCTTTTCTATCTCCGTAGGTACTTTGTCGTTGTAAGCTTTTTGAAGTGAGGAAAGCAAAATCTTTTTGAGATCCACTTTAGAGTACGAAAAATTTCCCACGGCCTTTCCGGATGCGCCTATTGACTTTTGAATGTAAGCCTTCGCAACATCAGCAGCTGCATTGCTTATTTGCGTGTTCAAATCAAAAACGGCCTCTGTAAAAGTTGGTGATTTTGGAAAATCCGTTTGCTCCACATTTTCCCTGTAAAGAGTACCAACTACGTAAACCAAGAAAGCAGACAAACTCACATTTTCCACAGGATCGGCTGTTTTATATCTTTCGTATATATCTTTTGCTATATACTGCATGTTGATGTTAGGAAAATTCCCTATAGCACCAGATGGAATTTTGAAGCTTCTTATTCTTATCCATCGATAATAAGCAGCCGGTTCCAATTCGCTTACTATCGTGTAAACAACCTTTTGAATGGAACTGGAAGGCGTTACACTTAGCTTTCCGGTTTTCTCAAAAATACTCATGTACTGGTCAAAGGTGTTTACATATTGTTTATAGTCTGAAAGCACTTTCGTTTCAAAATTCGTTGCCAAAGCAGCAACTGCGAGAATGGATAGCAACAAAAATACGACAACCGATTTTTTCACATCAACACCCCATTTAAATAGTTGTTAGTGGTGAAATTATATCATAAGTTTTTAAAATTTAAGACAAGGAGAAAACAACTCCTTGTCTTAAATATCAATTCAAAGGAATTTAAATTACTTTCAATTCCTTTCCTATCTTCTCAAACTTTTCGAGCGCAAAGTCAAGATCTTCTTTTGTATGAACGGCGCTTATCATGACCCTAATTCTGGCTTTTCCCTTTGGAACAGTTGGATACCCAATAGACTGAGCAAAAATCCCTTCATCGAAAAGTTTTCTGCTGAATTCGGTTCCAACTTTCGCATCGTAGAGCATAACCGGTGTTATAGGAGTTTGGCTGTGTCCGATATCAAAGCCAAGTTTCTTCATTTCTTCTTTGAAATAGTTTCCGTTTTCCCACAACTTTTTCACGAGTTCGTCGCTTGATTGTAGAACCCTCACAGCTGCAAGAACGGCTCCCGTATCCGCCGGAGTTGGTGCGCTGGAGAAAAGGAACGGCCTTGCCTTTTGTTTAAGATAATTTATAAGTGTTTTATTACCAGCAACGTATCCACCAACGACCCCAAAAGCCTTCGACATCGTTCCTATATCTATGTCAACCTTTCCTTCCAAACCAAAATGTGCCACAATACCTTTTCCACTTGGCCCTAAAACTCCTTCGCCGTGGGCATCGTCAACCATTACCAAAGCGTTGTACTTTTCACCCAATTCAACTATTTTATCCAACGGAGCAACATCGCCATCCATACTGAAAACGCCGTCGGTTACTATAAGCCTTCTGCGGCCTTGTGTGTAGGTTTTAAGCTTTTCTTCCAGATCGTTTGTATCCAAATGACCCCATCTTATTATCTTGGCACCAGAAAGCCTGCAACCATCTATTATTGAAGCGTGATTAAGCTCATCACTGAAAATCAAATCTTCTTTTCCAACTATGGAAGGAATAACCGCCTGATTGGCGTTAAAACCA is a genomic window of Mesoaciditoga lauensis cd-1655R = DSM 25116 containing:
- a CDS encoding glycine C-acetyltransferase is translated as MFNWKILEDEMDELKEKGLYTYIRTLESPQGAWLEIEGKKVLNLCSNNYLGLANDERLKKAAIEAIEKWGVGPGAVRTIAGTLSLHEQAEKELAEFKGAEAALLIQSGFNANQAVIPSIVGKEDLIFSDELNHASIIDGCRLSGAKIIRWGHLDTNDLEEKLKTYTQGRRRLIVTDGVFSMDGDVAPLDKIVELGEKYNALVMVDDAHGEGVLGPSGKGIVAHFGLEGKVDIDIGTMSKAFGVVGGYVAGNKTLINYLKQKARPFLFSSAPTPADTGAVLAAVRVLQSSDELVKKLWENGNYFKEEMKKLGFDIGHSQTPITPVMLYDAKVGTEFSRKLFDEGIFAQSIGYPTVPKGKARIRVMISAVHTKEDLDFALEKFEKIGKELKVI